A DNA window from Theobroma cacao cultivar B97-61/B2 chromosome 5, Criollo_cocoa_genome_V2, whole genome shotgun sequence contains the following coding sequences:
- the LOC18599965 gene encoding bidirectional sugar transporter SWEET9: MGFLAPHHQLAFIFGLLGNIVSFLVFLAPVPTFYQICKKKTAEGYHSIPYMVALSSAMMLLYYGILKTNAVLIISINVIGCAIEIIYLVLYIIYAPKREKVSTMKFILLFNMGGYGLIILLTNLLTEGSKRVTVMGWICAVYNVAVFASPLSIMRHVVRTKSVEHMPFSLSLFLTLCATMWFFYGLFVMDFFIALPNVLGFLFGIAQMIIYVTYKNPNKDVEMQQEVDTELKLSSLEDANPCKADQQQEIREAC, translated from the exons ATGGGATTCTTGGCACCTCATCATCAGCTGGCTTTCATATTTGGTCTCTTAG GTAACATTGTTTCGTTCTTGGTGTTCTTGGCACCAGT GCCAACTTTCTATcaaatttgcaagaaaaaaaCTGCTGAAGGTTACCATTCAATTCCTTATATGGTTGCACTTTCCAGTGCAATGATGTTGCTGTACTACGGTATACTTAAGACGAATGCGGTTCTAATCATCAGCATCAACGTCATAGGATGTGCTATAGAAATTATCTATCTAGTTTTATACATTATATATGCTCCTAAGAGGGAAAAG GTTTCAACAATGAAGTTCATACTGCTGTTCAACATGGGAGGCTATGGCTTGATCATCTTACTCACCAATTTATTAACAGAAGGGTCCAAACGTGTGACTGTCATGGGATGGATCTGTGCCGTTTACAATGTTGCCGTATTTGCTTCTCCTTTAAGCATCATG AGGCATGTCGTAAGGACTAAAAGTGTGGAACAcatgccattttctctttccCTTTTCCTCACGTTATGCGCCACTATGTGGTTCTTCTATGGACTCTTCGTGATGGATTTCTTCATTGCA TTGCCAAATGTGTTGGGATTTTTGTTTGGAATAGCTCAAATGATCATTTATGTCACATACAAGAATCCAAACAAGGATGTTGAAATGCAGCAAGAAGTAGATACAGAGTTAAAGCTGAGCTCattggaggatgcaaatccatgCAAAGCAGATCAACAACAAGAAATCAGAGAAGCCTGTTGA
- the LOC18599966 gene encoding bidirectional sugar transporter SWEET9 → MGFLAPHHQLAFIFGLLGNIVSFLVFLAPVPTFYQICKKKTAEGYHSIPYMVALSSAMMLLYYGILKTNAVLIISINVIGCAIEIVYLVLYIIYAPKREKVSTMKFILLFNMGGYGLIILLTNLLTEGSKRVTVMGWICAVYNVAVFASPLSIMRHVVRTKSVEHMPFSLSLFLTLCATMWFFYGLFMMDFFIALPNVLGFLFGIAQMILYVTYKNANKDVEMQKEVDIELKQGSLEDVNPCKADQQQKMKEIKINVTEKPVESDKMNNVWSRQWRNSKSKLERQSSMSRMEDRYLVRREY, encoded by the exons ATGGGATTCTTGGCACCTCATCATCAGCTGGCTTTCATATTTGGTCTCTTAG GAAACATTGTTTCGTTCTTGGTGTTCTTGGCACCAGT GCCAACTTTCTATcaaatttgcaagaaaaaaaCTGCTGAAGGTTACCATTCAATTCCTTATATGGTTGCACTTTCCAGTGCAATGATGTTGCTGTACTATGGTATACTTAAGACGAACGCGGTTCTGATCATCAGCATCAACGTCATAGGATGTGCTATAGAAATTGTCTATCTAGTTTTATACATTATATATGCTCCTAAGAGGGAAAAG GTTTCAACAATGAAGTTCATACTGCTGTTCAACATGGGAGGCTATGGCTTGATCATCTTACTCACCAATTTATTAACAGAAGGGTCCAAACGTGTGACTGTCATGGGATGGATCTGTGCTGTTTACAATGTTGCCGTATTTGCTTCTCCTTTAAGCATCATG AGGCATGTCGTAAGGACTAAAAGTGTGGAACAcatgccattttctctttccCTTTTCCTCACGTTATGCGCCACGATGTGGTTCTTCTATGGACTCTTCATGATGGATTTCTTCATTGCA TTGCCAAATGTGTTGGGATTTTTGTTTGGAATAGCTCAAATGATCCTCTATGTCACATACAAGAATGCAAACAAGGACGTTGAAATGCAGAAAGAAGTAGATATAGAGTTAAAGCAGGGCTCATTGGAGGATGTAAATCCATGCAAAGCAgatcaacaacaaaaaatgaaggaaattaaaataaatgtcACTGAGAAGCCTGTTGAATCAGACAagatgaataatgtttggtCCCGTCAATGGAGAAACAGCAAATCCAAGCTTGAAAGACAAAGTTCCATGTCAAGGATGGAAGACAGATACCTTGTACGGAGGGAATACTAA